Proteins from a single region of Labedella gwakjiensis:
- a CDS encoding aldehyde dehydrogenase (NADP(+)), giving the protein MNDTTPTELEAVLDAAAQAAPALAASAPRVRAEALVAAADALDGAADELVPIAMRETGLAEARLRGELKRTTVQLRLFAETVVDGAYLDVRIDDADPDFVLGPRPEVRRYLVPLGPVLNFAASNFPFAFSVAGGDSAAALAAGSPVVVKAHEGHPELSQRTAEIVATALVAAGLPEGTFGIVFGRDSGITALRDPRIAAAAFTGSTGGGVALAAIAANRPVPIPFFGELGSVNPVFVTPAAAEAGLGPLAEAFVASVSGSAGQLCTKSGFLFVPRGADLPVAAPAAGVAPHRLLHAGIADGFRDRRERILSTDGVETVAGGDVTDDEAGAWATPTIARTDVATLRREREALLDEAFGPLAIVVDYDDPADLPGLVDEFFPGNLTGTIQTAPGEDPAGFTDLAAAIAAHSGRVIVNGWPTGVAVTPAMTHGGPFPATVGGAGTSVGTAAISRFLRPVTYQNAPDGILPPPLRDDNPWGVPQRRSSAGESASWGQLAASAGATGGGAA; this is encoded by the coding sequence GTGAACGACACGACACCGACCGAACTCGAGGCCGTCCTCGACGCCGCCGCACAGGCGGCGCCGGCCCTCGCGGCGTCCGCTCCGCGGGTGCGTGCTGAGGCCCTCGTGGCCGCGGCCGATGCTCTCGATGGTGCGGCCGACGAGCTCGTGCCCATCGCGATGCGCGAGACGGGCCTCGCCGAGGCGCGTCTGCGCGGCGAGCTGAAGCGCACCACCGTGCAGCTGCGCCTCTTCGCCGAGACCGTCGTGGACGGCGCCTACCTCGATGTGCGCATCGACGACGCCGATCCCGACTTCGTACTGGGGCCGCGCCCCGAGGTGCGGCGCTACCTCGTGCCCCTCGGACCCGTCCTCAACTTCGCCGCGAGCAACTTCCCGTTCGCGTTCTCCGTCGCCGGCGGCGACTCGGCGGCAGCGCTCGCCGCGGGGTCACCCGTGGTCGTGAAGGCGCACGAGGGTCACCCGGAGCTGTCGCAGCGGACGGCGGAGATCGTCGCGACGGCCCTCGTCGCGGCCGGGCTCCCCGAGGGGACTTTCGGGATCGTCTTCGGACGCGATTCGGGGATCACCGCGCTCCGCGACCCGCGCATCGCGGCGGCCGCCTTCACCGGCTCGACGGGAGGCGGGGTCGCTCTCGCGGCCATCGCGGCGAACCGTCCCGTCCCGATCCCGTTCTTCGGTGAGCTCGGAAGCGTCAATCCCGTGTTCGTGACGCCCGCCGCTGCGGAGGCGGGCCTCGGCCCGCTCGCCGAGGCGTTCGTCGCGAGCGTCAGCGGATCCGCCGGGCAGCTCTGCACGAAGTCCGGGTTCCTCTTCGTGCCGCGCGGCGCGGACCTCCCCGTCGCCGCTCCGGCCGCGGGGGTCGCTCCGCACCGCCTGCTCCACGCCGGCATCGCGGACGGGTTCCGGGATCGGCGCGAGCGCATCCTCTCGACCGACGGTGTCGAGACGGTCGCGGGCGGCGACGTGACGGACGACGAGGCCGGCGCCTGGGCCACACCCACAATCGCGCGGACGGACGTCGCGACGCTCCGCCGCGAGCGCGAGGCTCTGCTCGACGAGGCCTTCGGACCGCTCGCGATCGTCGTGGACTACGACGACCCGGCGGACCTCCCCGGCCTCGTCGACGAGTTCTTCCCTGGCAACCTCACGGGCACGATCCAGACGGCGCCGGGGGAGGACCCCGCCGGATTCACCGACCTGGCGGCGGCGATCGCGGCCCACTCGGGCCGCGTCATCGTGAACGGCTGGCCGACCGGGGTCGCCGTCACGCCCGCGATGACCCACGGCGGCCCGTTCCCGGCCACCGTCGGCGGCGCGGGGACATCGGTCGGCACGGCCGCGATCTCGCGCTTCCTCCGCCCCGTCACCTACCAGAACGCACCCGACGGCATCCTGCCGCCGCCGCTGCGCGACGACAACCCGTGGGGAGTGCCGCAGCGGCGCTCGTCGGCGGGCGAGTCGGCGTCGTGGGGTCAGCTGGCCGCCAGCGCCGGAGCAACCGGCGGTGGCGCCGCATGA
- a CDS encoding sugar ABC transporter ATP-binding protein, whose product MDTTTTPLVELSGVSKRFGGTQALDGVDLVLRAGAVHALVGENGAGKSTLGKIVAGLYAPDSGELRVDGEAVGRWDPVRAQRSGVVMIAQELSLVDDLTVEENVFLGVEASTAGILHRRNGERFETLRALADFELDAKARVGDLRIADQQKVEIMRALARDARVIVMDEPTSSLTAHETERLHRLVVQLREQGRSVVYVSHFLDAVLEVADTVTIMRDGVRVRTGAAASETKASMVQAMLGRELSVTFPDRRPAADPEVEPVLVADRIATATGVEEASLVVRPGEIVGLLGLVGSGRSEIARALAGADPLTAGTLTFRGTTRTRWNTRRAIAEGLVMVPEDRHAQGLVLQRSVRENISLAFLDRFATAGVIRRSAERTEATALAEALSMRPPRIGLEVGGLSGGNQQKALLAKWLVGDPSFVILDEPTRGVDIGAKATIYQLVADLADRGVGVLLISSEHEEVLALSSRAYTVSNGRIAGEVDPAVFGVGDLLAHLFSVEQEIGAIA is encoded by the coding sequence ATGGACACCACCACCACCCCGCTCGTCGAACTGAGCGGCGTCTCCAAGCGCTTCGGCGGCACCCAGGCGCTCGACGGAGTCGACCTCGTGCTCCGCGCCGGCGCCGTGCACGCCCTCGTGGGCGAGAACGGCGCGGGCAAGTCGACGCTCGGCAAGATCGTCGCCGGGCTCTACGCGCCGGACTCCGGCGAGCTGCGCGTCGACGGGGAGGCGGTGGGCCGGTGGGATCCGGTCCGCGCCCAGCGGAGCGGCGTCGTGATGATCGCCCAGGAGCTCTCGCTCGTGGACGATCTCACGGTCGAGGAGAACGTCTTCCTCGGTGTCGAGGCCAGCACCGCCGGCATCCTCCACCGGAGGAACGGCGAGCGCTTCGAAACACTGCGTGCGCTCGCCGACTTCGAGCTCGACGCGAAGGCGCGGGTCGGCGACCTGCGGATCGCCGACCAGCAGAAGGTCGAGATCATGCGGGCGCTCGCCCGCGACGCCCGCGTGATCGTCATGGACGAGCCCACCTCCTCCCTCACGGCGCACGAGACCGAGCGACTGCACCGCCTCGTCGTGCAGTTGCGCGAGCAGGGGAGGAGCGTCGTGTACGTCTCGCACTTCCTCGACGCCGTGCTCGAGGTGGCCGACACGGTGACGATCATGCGCGACGGGGTGCGCGTGCGCACGGGTGCCGCGGCGAGCGAGACGAAGGCGTCGATGGTGCAGGCGATGCTCGGCCGCGAGCTGTCGGTGACCTTCCCCGATCGACGACCGGCGGCCGACCCGGAGGTCGAGCCCGTCCTCGTCGCCGATCGCATCGCGACGGCGACGGGCGTCGAGGAGGCCTCCCTCGTCGTGCGGCCCGGCGAGATCGTCGGCCTGCTCGGTCTCGTCGGCTCCGGCCGTTCCGAGATCGCCAGGGCCCTCGCGGGGGCCGATCCCCTCACCGCGGGCACGCTGACATTCCGCGGGACGACGCGCACCCGGTGGAACACGCGCCGTGCGATCGCCGAGGGACTCGTCATGGTGCCGGAGGACCGGCACGCGCAGGGCCTCGTCCTCCAGCGGAGCGTGCGCGAGAACATCTCGCTCGCCTTCCTCGACCGCTTCGCGACCGCCGGTGTCATCCGACGGTCGGCCGAGCGGACGGAGGCCACGGCGCTCGCCGAGGCTCTCAGCATGCGCCCGCCGCGTATCGGACTCGAGGTGGGCGGCCTCTCCGGAGGCAACCAGCAGAAGGCCCTCCTCGCGAAGTGGCTCGTGGGCGACCCGTCGTTCGTCATCCTCGACGAGCCGACCCGTGGCGTCGACATCGGCGCGAAGGCCACGATCTACCAGCTCGTCGCCGACCTCGCGGATCGCGGCGTCGGCGTGCTCCTCATCTCCTCGGAGCACGAGGAGGTCCTCGCGCTCAGCAGCCGCGCGTACACCGTGAGCAACGGCCGCATCGCGGGCGAGGTCGACCCGGCCGTCTTCGGCGTCGGCGACCTCCTCGCGCATCTCTTCTCAGTCGAACAGGAAATCGGAGCCATCGCATGA
- a CDS encoding ABC transporter permease, which yields MTSTTVRASEPRITPAKALAFLRDYAVLILLVALLIVLAIASPSFFTFANIINIINQNTPLALIAVAGTFVIISGSFDLSTAAIYAVGSVAAAWVAVESGNVVLGLLAPPVIGLALGVFNGLAVTVLRVHSFLATLASSLIFKAIAVLITGGSLIQVALPGFSELGRGRVGGVFYTVLILIVFVALMWFLLKGTVFGRHVFAVGGNPDAAQLSGVRVDRTRVMVFALSGLAAGMAAAIGVSRIASGQPQAGAGLEFDAIAAIILGGTSIYGGVGAVWRSVAGVFLIALIGNGFDILGFNPQIKDLVTGAIILAAVGLAAAGVKRR from the coding sequence ATGACCAGCACGACCGTCCGCGCGTCCGAACCGCGCATCACGCCGGCCAAGGCCCTCGCGTTCCTGCGCGACTACGCCGTCCTGATCCTCCTCGTCGCGCTCCTCATCGTGCTCGCGATCGCGTCGCCGTCGTTCTTCACGTTCGCGAACATCATCAACATCATCAACCAGAACACGCCCCTCGCGCTTATCGCGGTGGCCGGCACGTTCGTGATCATCTCCGGCTCCTTCGACCTCTCCACCGCCGCGATCTACGCGGTCGGGAGCGTCGCGGCCGCGTGGGTGGCCGTCGAGAGCGGCAACGTCGTGCTCGGCCTCCTCGCCCCGCCCGTCATCGGGCTCGCCCTCGGCGTGTTCAACGGCCTCGCCGTCACCGTGCTGCGGGTGCACTCGTTCCTCGCGACTCTCGCGTCGAGCCTCATCTTCAAGGCGATCGCCGTGCTCATCACGGGCGGATCGCTCATCCAGGTGGCGCTCCCCGGCTTCTCGGAGCTCGGCCGCGGCCGCGTCGGCGGCGTGTTCTACACCGTCCTCATCCTCATCGTCTTCGTCGCGCTCATGTGGTTCCTCCTCAAGGGCACGGTCTTCGGCCGGCACGTCTTCGCGGTGGGCGGCAACCCCGACGCCGCGCAGCTCTCCGGCGTGCGCGTCGACCGCACGCGCGTGATGGTCTTCGCGCTCAGCGGCCTCGCGGCCGGCATGGCCGCCGCGATCGGCGTCTCGCGCATCGCGTCCGGACAGCCGCAGGCCGGAGCGGGGCTCGAGTTCGATGCAATCGCCGCGATCATCCTCGGCGGCACGAGCATCTACGGCGGCGTCGGCGCCGTGTGGCGCTCCGTCGCCGGCGTCTTCCTCATCGCCCTCATCGGCAACGGCTTCGACATCCTCGGCTTCAACCCGCAGATCAAGGACCTCGTCACGGGCGCCATCATCCTCGCGGCCGTGGGCCTCGCCGCCGCCGGCGTCAAGCGCCGCTGA
- a CDS encoding hydantoinase B/oxoprolinase family protein, whose translation MSDAITIEVIRHGLIAAAAEVAHNLCRTAYNTVVYEIHDYGVGVHDVNGDVVADAPGIAIFTRGNDYGIKKAVEFLGVDAMGEGDVFLLNYPYWSSAHALDTLVFGPIHASSGELIGYASVRIHVLDLMQKDAGYVLDSTDMYQEGIFFPGTRLYQGGKQCDDVFNIIRFNSRMPERTIGDLQAQVSAVHAGVARTREIADKYGVETLADAMRAINEHGEKLARIGLAKLPKGTWHARDFMDSDGIDKSTPVAMDAVVTITDDEFIIDWSDSAFGVVGPINLPPGQTEALCSLVFKSLTTPDSPVVAGNFAPLRVITKEGSVMHAVPPMPTFTLWTGLLAGEVVLKALAQGMPDWMPASSGGDVNSMMGLGVNPRNGDSWLEATNEAVGYGGHADGDGEDGIMHFSEPGCRNNPVEVLETKSPMIIDHYGYRPDSGGAGKHRGGVGVSRAYRFTAPSIGIGLMYKTSPPWAVAGGEEAVPNSMTINPGLPGERRAAGEYSHLEAGDVLVNATGGGGGWGPAFERDPQAVAADVRNGFVSVEAAASSYGVVLRPGGFDVDEAATAELRGSAAATR comes from the coding sequence ATGAGCGACGCCATCACGATCGAAGTCATCCGTCACGGCCTGATCGCCGCGGCCGCCGAGGTCGCGCACAACCTGTGCCGTACCGCCTACAACACGGTGGTGTACGAGATCCACGACTACGGCGTGGGCGTCCACGACGTGAACGGCGACGTCGTGGCCGACGCCCCCGGCATCGCGATCTTCACCCGTGGGAACGACTACGGGATCAAGAAGGCCGTCGAGTTCCTCGGGGTGGATGCCATGGGCGAAGGCGACGTGTTCCTCCTCAACTACCCGTACTGGTCGTCGGCTCACGCCCTCGACACCCTCGTCTTCGGGCCAATCCATGCGAGCTCCGGCGAGCTCATCGGCTACGCCTCCGTGCGCATCCACGTGCTCGACCTCATGCAGAAGGACGCGGGCTACGTGCTCGACTCCACCGACATGTACCAGGAGGGCATCTTCTTCCCGGGCACGCGGCTGTACCAGGGCGGCAAGCAGTGCGACGACGTCTTCAACATCATCCGCTTCAACAGCCGGATGCCCGAGCGGACCATCGGCGACCTCCAGGCGCAGGTCTCGGCGGTCCACGCGGGTGTCGCCCGCACCCGCGAGATCGCCGACAAGTACGGAGTGGAGACCCTCGCCGACGCGATGCGCGCGATCAACGAGCACGGCGAGAAGCTCGCCCGCATCGGTCTCGCGAAGCTCCCGAAGGGTACGTGGCACGCGCGCGACTTCATGGACAGCGACGGGATCGACAAGTCCACGCCCGTCGCGATGGACGCCGTCGTGACGATCACGGACGACGAGTTCATCATCGACTGGAGCGACAGCGCCTTCGGCGTGGTCGGCCCGATCAACCTCCCGCCTGGTCAGACCGAGGCGCTCTGCAGCCTCGTCTTCAAGTCCCTCACGACGCCGGACAGCCCCGTCGTCGCAGGCAACTTCGCGCCCCTCCGCGTGATCACGAAGGAGGGGAGCGTCATGCACGCCGTCCCCCCGATGCCCACGTTCACGCTGTGGACGGGCCTCCTCGCGGGCGAGGTGGTGCTCAAGGCGCTCGCGCAGGGCATGCCCGACTGGATGCCGGCATCCTCCGGCGGCGACGTGAACTCGATGATGGGTCTCGGCGTCAACCCGCGGAACGGCGACTCCTGGCTCGAGGCCACGAACGAGGCCGTCGGCTACGGCGGCCACGCGGACGGCGACGGCGAGGACGGCATCATGCACTTCTCGGAGCCCGGCTGCCGCAACAACCCGGTCGAGGTGCTCGAGACGAAGTCGCCGATGATCATCGACCACTACGGGTACCGACCGGACTCCGGCGGCGCGGGCAAGCACCGCGGCGGCGTCGGCGTGAGCCGGGCGTACCGCTTCACGGCTCCGTCGATCGGCATCGGCCTCATGTACAAGACGAGCCCGCCGTGGGCCGTCGCGGGAGGGGAGGAGGCCGTGCCGAACAGCATGACCATCAACCCCGGACTCCCCGGCGAGCGACGGGCTGCCGGCGAGTACAGCCACCTCGAGGCTGGAGACGTCCTCGTCAACGCGACGGGCGGCGGCGGCGGCTGGGGTCCGGCTTTCGAGCGCGACCCGCAGGCCGTGGCCGCGGACGTGCGCAACGGCTTCGTCTCCGTGGAGGCCGCCGCATCGTCGTACGGGGTCGTGCTGCGACCCGGCGGGTTCGACGTGGACGAGGCGGCGACCGCCGAGCTCCGCGGTTCAGCGGCGGCCACCCGATGA
- a CDS encoding sugar ABC transporter substrate-binding protein, which yields MFTSNRRRWRLPVAASVVFLGASALTACSGDTGSTGASEDGYEIAVLLSSSQNGYNQAVAEGVQNMADELDADINLTLLDGAFNADTQLSQMETAGVGDKYDGVVVVPFDGPALAAAFPLSNSIPVASVLNPIGPEIEEMEPQVEGVVSTVAVPAGEAAAKQAEDVVSYCADIDPCKVVLLVGQLNAPLDVTREASYREVLEAEDNIEIVTTVEGNYDPDQSATTITNVLQSTPDVNVILSNADQQTKGAQIALEDAGIDPSSVYLTGGGGTTESIQNVRDGIWQADYINFPVSMGAAAMQQLYNALTGADVESYVNADEVGEVEPYATKETLEETPDFTGEWEG from the coding sequence TTGTTCACATCGAATCGTCGCCGGTGGCGGCTCCCCGTCGCGGCATCCGTGGTGTTCCTCGGAGCATCGGCCCTCACCGCCTGCAGCGGTGACACCGGCAGTACCGGTGCGTCCGAGGACGGCTACGAGATCGCCGTGCTGCTCTCCTCGAGCCAGAACGGCTACAACCAGGCCGTCGCCGAGGGCGTCCAGAACATGGCGGACGAGCTCGACGCCGACATCAACCTGACGCTCCTCGACGGGGCGTTCAACGCCGACACGCAGCTCAGCCAGATGGAGACGGCGGGTGTCGGGGACAAGTACGACGGCGTCGTCGTGGTCCCGTTCGACGGCCCGGCCCTCGCCGCGGCGTTCCCCCTGTCGAACAGCATCCCCGTGGCGTCGGTGCTCAACCCGATCGGCCCGGAGATCGAGGAGATGGAGCCCCAGGTCGAGGGCGTCGTGTCCACGGTCGCCGTCCCGGCCGGCGAGGCCGCGGCCAAGCAGGCGGAGGACGTCGTGTCCTACTGCGCCGACATCGACCCGTGCAAGGTCGTGCTGCTCGTCGGTCAGCTCAACGCCCCGCTCGACGTCACCCGTGAGGCCTCCTACCGCGAGGTCCTCGAGGCCGAGGACAACATCGAGATCGTCACGACGGTCGAGGGCAACTACGACCCCGACCAGTCGGCCACGACCATCACGAACGTGCTGCAGTCGACGCCCGACGTGAACGTCATCCTCTCGAACGCCGACCAGCAGACGAAGGGCGCGCAGATCGCGCTCGAGGACGCCGGCATCGACCCCTCGTCCGTGTACCTCACGGGCGGCGGCGGAACGACCGAGTCGATCCAGAACGTGCGCGACGGCATCTGGCAGGCCGACTACATCAACTTCCCCGTCTCGATGGGCGCGGCCGCGATGCAGCAGCTCTACAACGCCCTGACCGGCGCCGACGTCGAGTCCTACGTGAACGCCGATGAGGTCGGCGAGGTCGAGCCGTACGCCACCAAGGAGACGCTCGAGGAGACCCCCGACTTCACCGGCGAGTGGGAGGGCTAG
- a CDS encoding proline racemase family protein — protein MRSSRLYTAVDSHTEGMPTRVVTGGVGVIPGSTMNERRLHFIEHLDHIRKLLVNEPRGHAAMSGAILQPPTRPDADFGVLFIEVSGCLPMCGHGTIGVATVLVETGMVEVVEPVTEIRLDTPAGLVIARVAVSDGHADSVTIENVPSFPVRLDAEIEVDGLGTVPYSLAFGGNFYAMVDLDAVGLPFDRSHQQEILSAGLAIMAAINEQDPPSHPTIDGVDHCHHVEFIAPGSDARHSRHAMAIHPGWFDRSPCGTGTSARMAELWARGELPLDQDFRNDSFIGSTFTGRLVRETEVAGMPAVVPTITGRAWVTGIGQYMLDPSDPFPQGFEF, from the coding sequence CGCACACCGAGGGGATGCCGACGCGCGTCGTCACCGGCGGCGTCGGCGTCATCCCCGGCAGCACGATGAACGAGCGGCGGCTCCACTTCATCGAGCACCTCGACCACATCCGCAAGCTCCTCGTGAACGAGCCCCGCGGACACGCGGCGATGAGCGGTGCGATCCTGCAGCCGCCCACGCGTCCCGACGCGGATTTCGGGGTCCTCTTCATCGAGGTCTCCGGGTGTCTGCCGATGTGTGGTCACGGCACGATCGGCGTGGCCACGGTGCTCGTCGAGACGGGGATGGTCGAGGTCGTCGAGCCGGTCACGGAGATCCGGCTCGACACTCCGGCCGGCCTCGTCATCGCGCGCGTCGCGGTGAGCGACGGCCACGCGGACTCCGTGACGATCGAGAACGTGCCGTCTTTCCCCGTTCGGCTCGACGCCGAGATCGAGGTGGACGGCCTCGGGACCGTCCCGTACAGCCTCGCCTTCGGCGGCAACTTTTACGCGATGGTCGACCTCGATGCCGTGGGGCTCCCGTTCGACCGTTCGCACCAGCAGGAGATCCTGTCGGCCGGTCTCGCCATCATGGCGGCGATCAACGAGCAGGACCCGCCGTCGCACCCCACGATCGACGGCGTCGATCACTGCCACCATGTGGAGTTCATCGCCCCGGGCTCCGACGCGCGACACTCGCGCCACGCGATGGCGATCCACCCCGGATGGTTCGACCGTTCGCCGTGCGGCACCGGGACATCGGCGCGCATGGCGGAGTTGTGGGCACGAGGGGAGCTCCCGCTCGACCAGGACTTCCGCAACGACTCCTTCATCGGGTCGACGTTCACCGGTCGCCTCGTGCGGGAGACTGAGGTCGCCGGCATGCCGGCGGTCGTCCCCACCATCACCGGGCGCGCCTGGGTCACGGGGATCGGCCAGTACATGCTCGACCCCTCCGATCCGTTCCCCCAGGGCTTCGAGTTCTGA
- a CDS encoding hydantoinase/oxoprolinase family protein — MSERVRVAIDVGGTFTDVVKLTPASGELRFEKVPTTPSAPTDGVLAGFSAAEATLEDIVMFNHGTTLGLNALLTRTGARTAIVSTAGFRDVYLLGRTDRSAMYDIRYKKPAALVERADTFEVVERSYFDGTVATPLDEDDARRVASEIAAGGYASVAVTFLHSYANAAHEARMREILEEVAPGVDVTLSHELAREYREYERTSTTVLDAYIKPIVRGYLDVLEDELAQGGFAGRFLMSRSGGGAMTAAAAKQQPVNLILSGPAGGVIGAAAFSKLIETPNLITIDMGGTSLDASLVLDHEPLMHQGAEFEGLPITTPSLNIQTIGAGGGSLGYLDAAGVLQVGPQSAGAMPGPASYGRGGTQPTFTDAALAVGYLGSDTPLGGTLVLDEERAIDALATIAGPLGFGERALARGMLRISTTKIVGAVRGITVELGLDPQDFALLSFGGGGGLVAVDVARELGIPTVVVPPGQGAFSALGMLMADVQHDFSRTSITPLLDIDAEQIAASFAALEAQAVEALEAEGFAESDRRLVRTIDVRYMGQEHSVTVACPPIGDGFAAAVESSFAQLHERQYGHTMSDPVEITTLRVRGVGVIDKPSLPTMADRVDGGPERLGDRIVHLSDDEQTVYGLYSREQLLMGDRIPGPAVITEHTATTVMHAGDVLTVGRYGELVIAIETEPVTASDSPALEGAVR, encoded by the coding sequence ATGTCTGAACGAGTCCGCGTCGCCATCGACGTAGGCGGCACCTTCACCGATGTCGTCAAGCTCACGCCCGCGTCCGGCGAACTCCGGTTCGAGAAGGTCCCGACCACGCCGTCGGCGCCGACGGACGGAGTGCTCGCCGGCTTCTCGGCCGCCGAGGCCACCCTGGAGGACATCGTGATGTTCAACCACGGCACGACCCTCGGCCTCAATGCCCTCCTCACCCGGACGGGTGCGCGCACCGCGATCGTGTCGACCGCCGGATTCCGCGACGTCTACCTGCTGGGTCGTACGGACCGCTCGGCGATGTACGACATCCGCTACAAGAAGCCCGCGGCACTCGTGGAGCGCGCCGACACCTTCGAGGTCGTCGAGCGCAGCTACTTCGACGGCACCGTGGCGACCCCGCTCGACGAGGACGACGCCCGCCGGGTGGCCTCGGAGATCGCGGCAGGCGGCTACGCGTCGGTCGCCGTCACCTTCCTCCACTCGTACGCGAACGCGGCCCACGAGGCGCGCATGCGGGAGATCCTCGAGGAGGTCGCACCGGGTGTCGACGTGACGCTCTCGCACGAGCTCGCCCGCGAGTACCGCGAGTACGAGCGGACGAGCACGACCGTCCTCGACGCGTACATCAAGCCGATCGTGCGCGGCTACCTCGACGTGCTCGAGGACGAGCTCGCGCAGGGCGGCTTCGCCGGCCGGTTCCTCATGTCGCGCTCCGGCGGCGGCGCGATGACGGCCGCGGCCGCGAAGCAGCAGCCCGTCAACCTCATCCTCTCCGGCCCCGCCGGTGGCGTCATCGGCGCCGCGGCGTTCTCGAAGCTCATCGAGACCCCGAACCTCATCACGATCGACATGGGCGGCACGAGTCTCGACGCCTCCCTCGTCCTCGACCACGAGCCGCTCATGCACCAGGGAGCCGAGTTCGAGGGACTGCCGATCACGACGCCCTCCCTCAACATCCAGACGATCGGAGCGGGCGGCGGATCGCTCGGCTACCTCGATGCGGCCGGCGTGCTGCAGGTGGGCCCGCAGAGCGCGGGAGCGATGCCCGGCCCCGCGTCGTACGGACGCGGTGGCACCCAGCCGACCTTCACCGACGCGGCGCTCGCCGTGGGCTACCTCGGCTCGGACACCCCTCTCGGCGGCACGCTCGTTCTCGACGAGGAGCGGGCGATCGACGCCCTCGCGACGATCGCCGGGCCTCTCGGCTTCGGCGAGCGCGCCCTCGCGCGCGGCATGCTCCGCATCTCGACGACGAAGATCGTCGGGGCGGTGCGCGGCATCACCGTCGAGCTCGGCCTCGACCCCCAGGACTTCGCTCTGCTCTCGTTCGGCGGCGGAGGCGGGCTCGTCGCGGTGGACGTGGCGCGAGAACTCGGCATCCCGACCGTCGTCGTCCCGCCGGGACAGGGTGCGTTCTCGGCCCTCGGCATGCTCATGGCGGATGTGCAGCACGATTTCTCGCGCACCTCCATCACCCCGCTGCTCGACATCGACGCGGAGCAGATCGCCGCGTCGTTCGCCGCGCTCGAGGCCCAGGCGGTCGAGGCGCTCGAGGCCGAGGGCTTCGCCGAGTCCGACCGACGGCTCGTGCGCACGATCGACGTGCGGTACATGGGGCAGGAGCACTCCGTCACCGTGGCCTGCCCGCCGATCGGCGACGGATTCGCGGCCGCTGTCGAGTCGTCGTTCGCGCAGCTGCACGAGCGCCAGTACGGGCACACGATGTCCGACCCCGTCGAGATCACGACGCTCCGCGTCCGCGGCGTCGGCGTGATCGACAAGCCCTCGCTGCCCACGATGGCCGACCGGGTCGACGGCGGGCCCGAACGACTCGGCGATCGCATCGTGCACCTCTCCGACGACGAGCAGACGGTGTACGGCCTCTACTCCCGTGAGCAGCTCCTCATGGGCGACCGCATCCCCGGCCCGGCCGTGATCACCGAGCACACCGCGACGACCGTCATGCACGCGGGCGACGTCCTCACGGTGGGTCGATACGGCGAACTCGTCATCGCGATCGAGACCGAACCCGTCACCGCTTCCGATTCCCCCGCCCTCGAAGGAGCCGTCCGATGA